A single Anatilimnocola floriformis DNA region contains:
- a CDS encoding BaiN/RdsA family NAD(P)/FAD-dependent oxidoreductase yields MSEAPADVWDVIVIGAGAAGLMGAAEAAFQGHRVLLLEKNRRPGVKILISGGTRCNLTQATDKRGIVTAYREQGQFLHSALSILGPDDLIKLIEDEGVPTKREETGKIFPVSDRALDVVSALMRRFDRSGATLLLEQSVQTISQQDGTFTITTDKQTFVAGKLLITSGGKSYPGCGTTGDGYAWAEGFGHKITPLQPALVPLTTNDPWVLRLSGLTLPDVVLRIADRRGEARGAADEGNAPAGKKGKKKLPWLDERRGSLLFTHFGLSGPVVLDISRTVTGHPEPTACDVVVDFVPDIRSDLLDEGIREQCAAAGKKQIGGILQKWIPHRLAEEIFQQAGVSTETRAAEMSKAARSQLVRWIKEARISASGSRGYAKAEVTAGGVDLAEVDSRTMQSKLMPGLFFAGEVLDLDGPIGGYNFQAAFATGMLAGRCV; encoded by the coding sequence ATGAGTGAAGCGCCTGCCGATGTTTGGGATGTGATCGTCATCGGTGCGGGCGCTGCTGGACTCATGGGTGCAGCCGAAGCTGCCTTTCAAGGCCACCGTGTGTTGCTGCTCGAAAAGAACCGCCGGCCCGGCGTGAAGATTCTTATTTCCGGCGGTACGCGTTGTAACCTGACGCAGGCGACCGACAAACGTGGCATCGTCACGGCCTATCGCGAGCAGGGGCAGTTTCTACACTCCGCCCTGTCGATCCTCGGCCCCGATGATTTGATCAAGCTGATCGAAGACGAAGGAGTGCCGACCAAGCGCGAGGAAACCGGCAAGATCTTCCCTGTCAGCGATCGGGCGCTCGATGTGGTGAGCGCGCTGATGCGACGCTTCGATCGGAGCGGCGCGACGCTGTTGCTCGAGCAGTCGGTGCAAACCATCTCGCAGCAGGACGGCACGTTTACGATAACGACCGACAAGCAAACCTTCGTCGCGGGTAAGCTTCTCATTACCTCCGGCGGTAAAAGCTATCCTGGCTGCGGCACGACCGGCGATGGTTACGCGTGGGCCGAAGGATTTGGTCATAAGATCACTCCGCTGCAGCCAGCACTCGTGCCACTCACCACGAACGATCCGTGGGTGCTGCGGCTGTCGGGATTGACGCTGCCCGATGTGGTGCTGCGAATCGCCGATCGTCGAGGCGAAGCGCGAGGAGCCGCGGACGAGGGAAATGCCCCTGCAGGCAAGAAAGGTAAGAAGAAGTTGCCGTGGCTGGATGAACGCCGCGGCTCGCTGCTGTTTACGCACTTTGGTTTGTCGGGGCCGGTGGTGCTCGATATTAGCCGCACGGTGACTGGTCATCCGGAGCCGACTGCGTGCGATGTAGTGGTCGATTTTGTCCCCGACATTCGGTCTGATCTGTTGGACGAAGGGATCCGCGAGCAGTGTGCTGCCGCGGGTAAGAAGCAAATCGGCGGCATCTTGCAGAAGTGGATTCCGCACCGCCTGGCGGAAGAGATTTTTCAACAAGCGGGCGTTTCGACCGAGACGCGCGCGGCTGAAATGTCGAAGGCCGCGCGATCGCAGTTGGTGCGATGGATCAAGGAAGCCCGCATCTCCGCCAGCGGCTCGCGCGGATATGCCAAAGCGGAAGTCACGGCGGGTGGTGTGGACCTAGCCGAAGTCGATTCACGGACGATGCAGAGCAAGCTCATGCCTGGCTTGTTCTTTGCTGGCGAAGTGCTCGATCTCGATGGCCCGATCGGTGGTTACAACTTCCAAGCGGCGTTTGCCACGGGAATGCTGGCCGGGCGGTGCGTGTAG
- the leuD gene encoding 3-isopropylmalate dehydratase small subunit, which yields MQAFTQHTGLVCAMDRANVDTDQIIPKQFLKRIERTGYGPFLFFDWRYLADGTTDDPAFELNLPKNSGATVLLARRNFGCGSSREHAVWAIENYGFRVVIAPSFADIFYNNCSKNGVLPIRLSEEQVEDLFQRAAKHPGYKLHVDLATCTVKDDHGLALTFAIDPSRQHNMLNGLDDIALTLMHEAKITAFEKQMVS from the coding sequence ATGCAAGCCTTCACCCAACACACCGGTCTCGTCTGTGCGATGGATCGGGCCAATGTCGACACCGACCAGATCATTCCGAAGCAGTTCCTCAAGCGGATCGAACGAACTGGCTACGGCCCGTTTTTGTTCTTCGATTGGCGGTACCTCGCCGATGGCACAACGGACGATCCGGCCTTTGAATTGAATCTGCCCAAGAATAGCGGCGCGACGGTATTGCTCGCCCGCCGCAACTTCGGCTGCGGTTCGAGCCGCGAACATGCGGTGTGGGCCATCGAGAACTACGGCTTTCGCGTCGTGATCGCGCCTTCCTTTGCCGACATCTTCTATAACAACTGCTCGAAGAACGGCGTGCTGCCGATCCGACTGAGCGAAGAGCAGGTTGAGGATTTGTTCCAGCGAGCCGCGAAGCATCCCGGTTACAAGTTGCACGTCGATCTGGCGACTTGCACGGTGAAGGATGATCACGGCCTGGCGTTGACCTTTGCCATCGATCCCTCGCGCCAGCACAACATGCTGAACGGCCTCGATGACATCGCCCTCACACTGATGCACGAAGCCAAGATCACGGCGTTCGAAAAGCAGATGGTGTCGTAG
- the leuC gene encoding 3-isopropylmalate dehydratase large subunit, with the protein MTAATKPRTMFQKIWDNHVVHAESGKQTILYIDLQLVHEVTSAQAFEGLRLSGRKVRRPERTVATPDHNVPTTNRSLPFTDPIAKQQVETLRNNCKEFGVRLYDIHDKNQGIVHVIGPELGLTQPGMTIVCGDSHTATHGAFGALAFGIGTSEVEHVLATQTLLQSLPKTLELRVDGKLSRGVTAKDLILYLIGQITTDGGTGSVIEYTGEAVRNLNMEERMTVCNMSIEAGARAGMIAPDETTFAYLKGREYAPKNYEAAVARWKLLPTDAGATYDKSLIYKASDISPQVTWGTNPGQVAPVVNKVPSPGDYADATEQKACDQALKYMDLKAGTPLTDVTIDRVFIGSCTNGRIGDLREAAAVVRGHRVSNKVHAMVVPGSGLVKEQAEQEGLDRIFREAGFEWREAGCSMCLAMNPDKLEPGERCASTSNRNFEGRQGKGGRTHLVSPAMAAAAAVAGHFVDIREWKYQA; encoded by the coding sequence ATGACTGCCGCTACGAAGCCCCGCACGATGTTCCAGAAAATCTGGGACAACCATGTCGTTCACGCTGAATCGGGGAAGCAGACGATTCTGTACATCGATCTGCAACTGGTTCACGAAGTGACCAGCGCCCAAGCCTTCGAAGGGCTGCGCCTCAGCGGCCGCAAGGTTCGCCGGCCCGAACGGACCGTCGCCACGCCCGATCACAACGTGCCGACGACGAACCGCAGCTTGCCGTTCACCGACCCGATTGCTAAGCAGCAGGTCGAGACGCTTCGCAACAACTGCAAAGAGTTCGGCGTGCGGCTGTACGACATTCACGACAAGAACCAGGGCATCGTACACGTCATCGGCCCGGAGCTCGGCTTGACGCAGCCCGGCATGACGATCGTCTGCGGCGACAGCCACACGGCGACCCACGGCGCTTTCGGCGCGCTCGCCTTCGGCATCGGCACGAGCGAAGTCGAGCACGTTCTCGCCACTCAAACGCTGTTGCAATCGCTGCCGAAGACGCTCGAGCTGCGTGTCGATGGCAAGCTCTCGCGCGGTGTCACGGCGAAGGACCTGATCCTGTATCTCATCGGCCAGATCACGACCGATGGTGGCACGGGCTCGGTCATTGAATACACCGGCGAAGCCGTCCGCAATCTGAACATGGAAGAGCGGATGACCGTCTGCAACATGTCGATCGAAGCGGGCGCTCGCGCCGGCATGATCGCACCAGATGAAACGACCTTCGCTTACCTGAAGGGCCGCGAATACGCTCCGAAAAATTACGAAGCCGCCGTCGCTCGCTGGAAGTTGTTGCCCACTGACGCCGGCGCGACGTACGACAAGTCGCTGATCTACAAAGCGTCGGATATTTCGCCGCAAGTCACCTGGGGCACCAACCCCGGCCAGGTTGCGCCGGTCGTCAACAAAGTGCCGAGCCCCGGCGACTACGCCGATGCCACCGAGCAAAAGGCCTGCGATCAGGCTCTGAAATACATGGATCTGAAAGCCGGCACGCCGCTGACCGACGTGACGATCGATCGCGTCTTCATCGGCAGCTGCACCAACGGTCGCATCGGCGATCTGCGTGAAGCGGCCGCGGTGGTTCGTGGTCATCGCGTCTCGAACAAGGTTCACGCGATGGTTGTGCCCGGCAGCGGTTTGGTGAAAGAGCAAGCCGAACAGGAAGGTCTCGATCGCATCTTCCGCGAAGCCGGTTTTGAATGGCGCGAAGCAGGCTGCAGCATGTGCCTGGCCATGAACCCCGACAAGCTCGAGCCCGGCGAACGCTGTGCCTCGACCAGCAACCGCAACTTTGAAGGTCGTCAAGGAAAGGGTGGCCGGACGCATCTGGTGTCGCCGGCGATGGCCGCTGCAGCGGCGGTCGCGGGGCACTTTGTCGATATCCGCGAATGGAAGTACCAGGCGTAG
- a CDS encoding ABC transporter permease, with translation MTSFPQLLGILGRRVLWLFFTLWAVFSISFLLMVSSPGGPFLGERKLPDEIRRSMAEYYDLDGTMSERYFKSLAKAFTFRFGPSTKLKDYTVNRVIAEGFPVSAALGVIALTLALAVGMTAGIIAAVKRNTFFDFAFMGLATIGIAIPNFVLAGFTIILFCFVLKWFPPAGWGSVKQIVLPAVCVAAPYAAYIARLTRTGMLEVLNLDFVRTAYAKGLSPRTVIVRHALRGAIMPVVSYIGPAAAGILTGSLVIERIFNVPGMGSHFIDAAMQRDYPLVTGIIMVYTLLLFTMNTLVDLSYAIIDPRVKLE, from the coding sequence ATGACCAGCTTTCCGCAACTTCTCGGCATTCTCGGTCGCCGCGTCCTGTGGCTGTTCTTCACGCTCTGGGCCGTCTTCAGCATTTCGTTTTTGTTGATGGTGTCATCGCCCGGTGGCCCGTTTCTCGGTGAGCGCAAGCTCCCCGATGAAATCCGTCGCAGCATGGCAGAGTACTACGATCTTGATGGCACGATGAGCGAGCGCTATTTCAAATCGCTCGCCAAAGCCTTCACGTTTCGCTTCGGCCCGAGCACCAAGCTCAAGGACTACACCGTCAATCGTGTTATCGCCGAAGGCTTTCCGGTTTCGGCGGCGCTGGGGGTGATCGCGCTCACACTAGCGCTCGCAGTCGGCATGACGGCGGGGATCATCGCCGCCGTGAAGCGGAACACGTTCTTCGATTTCGCCTTCATGGGCCTGGCGACCATTGGCATCGCGATTCCCAATTTCGTGCTCGCCGGCTTTACGATCATCTTGTTCTGCTTCGTTTTGAAATGGTTTCCGCCCGCGGGCTGGGGAAGTGTAAAGCAAATCGTCCTCCCCGCCGTGTGCGTCGCCGCGCCATACGCTGCTTACATCGCGCGCTTGACCCGCACTGGCATGCTGGAAGTCCTCAATCTCGACTTCGTTCGCACTGCCTATGCCAAGGGACTGTCGCCGCGCACGGTGATCGTGCGACATGCGTTGCGCGGCGCGATCATGCCGGTAGTTTCTTACATCGGCCCTGCCGCGGCGGGCATTCTCACCGGTTCGCTGGTGATCGAACGGATTTTCAATGTGCCGGGAATGGGCTCGCACTTTATTGATGCGGCCATGCAACGCGACTATCCGCTCGTGACCGGCATCATCATGGTCTATACGTTGCTGCTGTTCACGATGAATACGCTGGTCGACCTGTCGTACGCCATCATCGATCCGCGCGTCAAACTGGAATAA
- a CDS encoding ABC transporter permease: MSSPTTEPKNTADRYAALLTEAASIRGVSLWLDAWRRLRKNYAAMASLFGLIAIVLLAFFTPILPLQSPQFIRLTKADQYQPPRFTKTELGITRAGVQKFEEELRDLQSQLGSLSGDELKAKKLDIESKHRDHPFYKLWNNPGPLVWQLLKLRLAIFGDWCLPSICGTDELGRDVLSRIFWGARVSLMVGILAALVSLVIGVSYGATAGYAGGTIDAAMMRIVDVLYSIPFIFIVINLIMLLRDDYYKAAMARWGLNEITLFYIVIGALFWLTMSRVVRGQVISLKHEQFVDAARTIGAGSQRIIFRHIVPNVLGVVIVYLTLTIPSVMLFEAFLSFLGFGVQPPNVSWGLLVNDGIKVITPIGIHWWLVLFPGLALALTLFALNYLGDGLRDALDPRMKNR; this comes from the coding sequence ATGAGCAGTCCGACAACCGAACCAAAAAACACCGCAGACCGCTACGCCGCGCTCCTCACCGAAGCCGCGTCGATTCGCGGCGTGTCGCTGTGGCTCGATGCCTGGCGTCGACTGCGCAAAAACTACGCGGCCATGGCGTCTCTGTTTGGGCTGATCGCGATCGTACTGCTGGCCTTCTTCACACCCATCCTGCCGCTGCAGTCGCCGCAGTTCATTCGCCTGACGAAGGCCGATCAATACCAGCCGCCGCGCTTCACCAAGACCGAGCTCGGCATCACCCGCGCTGGCGTGCAAAAGTTTGAGGAAGAACTGCGCGACCTGCAATCGCAACTCGGTTCGCTGAGCGGCGACGAGCTCAAAGCGAAAAAACTCGATATCGAAAGCAAACATCGTGACCATCCGTTTTATAAACTCTGGAACAACCCCGGCCCGCTGGTGTGGCAGCTGCTGAAGCTTCGCCTCGCTATTTTTGGCGACTGGTGTTTGCCCTCGATCTGCGGTACCGATGAACTCGGCCGTGATGTTCTCTCGCGGATCTTCTGGGGGGCGCGCGTCTCGCTGATGGTTGGCATTCTCGCCGCGCTCGTCTCGCTGGTTATCGGCGTGAGCTACGGCGCGACGGCGGGTTACGCGGGAGGCACGATCGATGCCGCGATGATGCGCATCGTCGACGTGCTTTATTCGATTCCGTTCATTTTTATCGTGATCAACCTGATCATGCTCCTCCGCGACGATTACTACAAAGCAGCCATGGCCCGTTGGGGACTGAACGAAATCACGCTGTTCTATATCGTGATCGGCGCACTCTTCTGGCTGACGATGTCGCGCGTGGTGCGCGGTCAGGTGATCTCGCTGAAGCACGAACAGTTTGTCGATGCCGCCCGCACCATCGGCGCCGGCAGCCAGCGCATCATCTTCCGCCACATCGTGCCCAACGTGCTGGGGGTGGTGATCGTCTATCTCACGCTCACCATTCCCAGTGTGATGCTCTTCGAAGCCTTTCTCTCCTTCCTCGGCTTCGGCGTGCAACCGCCGAATGTCTCGTGGGGTTTGCTGGTGAACGACGGCATTAAAGTCATCACACCGATCGGCATTCACTGGTGGCTGGTCCTCTTTCCCGGCCTGGCGCTGGCGCTGACGCTCTTTGCGCTCAATTACCTCGGCGATGGCCTGCGCGATGCACTCGATCCGCGCATGAAGAACCGCTAA
- a CDS encoding peptide ABC transporter substrate-binding protein: MPISFRKAFPYLIVAIQLAAVAWAVSMRPLPPADFTFDNGTECQTLDPAKATGNPENRVINGLFEGLLRQLPPKELKGPHENTPLTAEPAMAESFDVSADGKTYTFHIRKDAVWSDGSPVTADDFEFSWKRMLHPESASQYTYQLFYVKGAQAFSQKKMEGGTPIEIELTDRPQRYQTYPSGTMKHAVLKEILKHPEPEYPKGISPDEKTELESDWKKSWTYVVDLDGQTAAFSQEPDEAIKFEGKPPQACLTVMTDWKKTVGITAKDEKTLVVELNNSTPFFPELVAFYPLYPVNRRCVEKYGSPEFTQPGKLVSNGPFTLELRQLRDRIRLKKNEKYWRAETVKLKNIDALALRDETTALNMYLTGQLDWATTMPAAMIPQLKRELKDEFPSAPMLTVYFYRLNTNRPGLGDKRIRQALNLAIDKKKICDFVTKAGEVPAATYVPPGMAGYESPPGFEFDPERAKKLLAEAGFPGGRGMPHLEILYNDSPVLHRTIAETIQQSWREHLGIDVQLGGLEWGVYLDAQDKMDYYICRAGWIADYPDPNTFLDMFVTGGLQNMTGWGNKEYDTLIDAAGKEADPPKRMKILKDAEAIFLDEMPIIPMYFYVSKNLVKPHVKGFCNDVQDLHPLNTLEIDRELKAKNVGAGK; this comes from the coding sequence ATGCCGATCTCGTTTCGCAAAGCGTTTCCCTATCTCATCGTCGCCATACAACTCGCCGCGGTGGCGTGGGCGGTGTCGATGCGGCCGTTGCCGCCGGCTGACTTCACGTTCGACAACGGCACGGAGTGTCAAACGCTCGACCCGGCCAAGGCCACCGGCAATCCCGAGAACCGCGTCATCAACGGTCTGTTCGAAGGGCTGCTCCGGCAGTTGCCGCCGAAGGAACTGAAGGGCCCGCACGAAAACACGCCCCTCACGGCCGAGCCGGCGATGGCCGAGTCGTTCGATGTCTCCGCTGACGGCAAGACGTACACGTTTCACATTCGTAAGGACGCCGTCTGGTCCGATGGCTCACCGGTGACGGCCGACGATTTCGAGTTCAGTTGGAAGCGAATGCTCCATCCCGAATCGGCCAGTCAATACACCTATCAGCTCTTCTACGTTAAAGGTGCCCAAGCCTTTAGCCAGAAGAAGATGGAAGGCGGCACGCCGATTGAAATCGAGCTGACCGATCGGCCGCAGCGCTATCAAACGTATCCCAGTGGCACGATGAAGCACGCTGTGCTGAAAGAGATTTTGAAGCATCCGGAGCCGGAGTATCCCAAGGGAATCTCGCCTGATGAAAAGACGGAGCTCGAATCGGATTGGAAAAAATCGTGGACCTATGTCGTCGACCTCGATGGCCAGACCGCGGCCTTCAGCCAGGAACCCGACGAAGCGATCAAGTTCGAAGGCAAGCCGCCGCAAGCCTGCCTGACGGTGATGACCGATTGGAAGAAAACGGTCGGCATCACGGCGAAAGATGAAAAGACCCTCGTCGTCGAGCTCAACAACAGCACGCCGTTCTTTCCCGAACTCGTCGCGTTCTATCCACTCTATCCGGTCAATCGTCGCTGCGTCGAGAAGTACGGCTCGCCGGAATTCACGCAGCCCGGCAAGCTCGTTTCCAATGGCCCTTTCACGCTGGAACTGCGACAGCTCCGTGATCGCATCCGGCTGAAGAAGAATGAAAAGTATTGGCGGGCCGAGACGGTGAAGCTGAAGAACATCGACGCGCTCGCCCTACGTGATGAGACGACGGCGCTCAATATGTATCTGACTGGCCAGCTCGATTGGGCGACGACGATGCCGGCTGCGATGATTCCGCAGCTGAAGCGCGAGTTGAAAGATGAGTTCCCCTCGGCGCCGATGCTCACCGTTTATTTCTATCGCTTGAATACGAATCGGCCTGGCCTCGGCGACAAGCGGATTCGTCAGGCCCTGAATCTGGCCATCGACAAGAAGAAGATCTGCGACTTCGTGACCAAGGCCGGCGAGGTTCCCGCAGCGACCTACGTGCCGCCGGGCATGGCCGGTTATGAAAGTCCGCCGGGTTTTGAATTTGATCCTGAGCGGGCCAAAAAACTCCTCGCCGAAGCGGGCTTTCCGGGCGGCCGCGGCATGCCTCATCTCGAGATTCTTTACAACGATTCGCCGGTGCTCCATCGCACGATTGCCGAGACGATTCAACAATCGTGGCGCGAGCACCTCGGGATTGATGTGCAACTCGGCGGCCTCGAGTGGGGCGTGTATCTCGATGCACAAGACAAGATGGATTACTACATCTGCCGCGCCGGCTGGATCGCCGACTATCCCGACCCCAACACCTTCCTCGATATGTTCGTGACCGGCGGTTTGCAAAACATGACCGGCTGGGGAAACAAAGAATATGACACTCTGATCGACGCGGCTGGCAAAGAAGCCGATCCGCCGAAACGAATGAAAATACTGAAGGACGCGGAAGCTATCTTCCTCGACGAGATGCCGATCATTCCGATGTACTTCTATGTCTCGAAGAACCTGGTCAAGCCACACGTGAAAGGCTTTTGCAACGACGTACAGGACCTGCATCCGCTCAACACCCTGGAGATCGATCGCGAGCTGAAGGCGAAGAACGTGGGAGCAGGCAAATGA
- a CDS encoding DUF6677 family protein — translation MNDASKKPAVPPSVSITIDLGNPWLAGILAWLWPGAGHLYQRRYGKGLLFMVCILSIFFFGLVLGQGRVVYAMNPTNQDPPAGGGIGGIFTKFASLAPLPFWLQAGTGLPAMPAVLQRMRVKSHKPPLFNGWMAPPNSAQELNSWHRQLNQRFDMGVLYTMIAGLLNFFAIWDAAAGPAPSEPADKKKKDKSDPKKDDPPKSSPSPAIKSL, via the coding sequence ATGAACGACGCCTCCAAGAAACCCGCTGTTCCGCCGTCGGTTTCGATCACGATCGACCTCGGCAATCCTTGGCTCGCGGGTATTCTCGCCTGGCTGTGGCCCGGCGCCGGCCACCTGTACCAACGGCGGTACGGTAAGGGGCTGCTGTTCATGGTTTGCATCCTCTCTATCTTTTTCTTTGGCCTGGTGCTGGGGCAGGGTCGCGTGGTCTATGCGATGAATCCCACCAATCAAGATCCGCCCGCTGGCGGCGGCATTGGTGGCATCTTTACGAAGTTTGCCTCGCTCGCTCCCTTGCCGTTCTGGCTGCAGGCCGGCACCGGCTTGCCGGCCATGCCTGCGGTCTTGCAACGGATGCGCGTCAAAAGTCACAAGCCACCACTGTTCAACGGCTGGATGGCTCCGCCGAATTCGGCGCAGGAATTGAACAGCTGGCATCGGCAGCTGAATCAGCGCTTCGACATGGGTGTCCTCTATACGATGATCGCCGGCTTGCTCAACTTCTTTGCCATCTGGGATGCTGCCGCCGGTCCGGCGCCGAGCGAACCAGCCGACAAAAAGAAGAAGGATAAGAGCGATCCGAAAAAGGACGATCCGCCGAAGAGCAGCCCATCACCCGCCATCAAATCCCTGTAA